The following are encoded in a window of Paenibacillaceae bacterium GAS479 genomic DNA:
- a CDS encoding phosphocarrier protein translates to MGGIDTKAIIEINQAASRYQSSIVLHAGSRSIDVKSILGLTITLVRDENYTLEIHGSDEAEATPGMLEVFSRHGMRVDVK, encoded by the coding sequence ATGGGTGGAATTGACACAAAAGCCATTATAGAAATCAACCAGGCCGCTTCCCGCTATCAATCCAGCATCGTACTGCATGCAGGAAGCCGCAGCATCGATGTGAAAAGTATTTTGGGACTAACTATTACTCTTGTTCGCGACGAGAATTACACGCTGGAAATTCATGGATCGGATGAAGCGGAAGCAACTCCAGGGATGCTGGAAGTGTTCTCAAGACATGGCATGCGCGTTGATGTGAAATAG
- a CDS encoding putative transposase, producing MAGRVISDEQIKEWLLELVSGEEHGYGYSLLTECLRKSYDLVINKKKVYRLCRELQILHPQRRKKVHYPRRLARYHDITASNQLWQLDIKYGYVDGYSQFFFIADMIDVFDRSIVGYYTGSSCEAKHVCDMVRTALNLRLMPGQQTPVIRTDNGPQFVSKAFGELAEELIFVHERIPPKTPNMNAYIESFHATLERWLLSKERFTTFEEAFQAVDSFMDFYNHRKMHLSLGKRSPAEFMQWIAETNPDVSEYKRAV from the coding sequence ATGGCCGGCCGTGTCATTAGCGACGAGCAAATCAAGGAATGGTTGCTGGAGCTGGTATCAGGGGAAGAGCACGGGTATGGCTACAGCCTCCTAACCGAATGTCTTCGCAAGTCCTATGATTTGGTTATTAACAAAAAGAAGGTGTACCGACTCTGTCGCGAGCTGCAGATTCTGCATCCCCAGCGCCGAAAGAAGGTTCATTACCCGAGACGTCTGGCGCGTTACCACGACATTACGGCCTCGAACCAGCTGTGGCAGCTGGATATTAAATATGGATACGTAGACGGCTACAGCCAGTTCTTTTTTATCGCGGACATGATCGATGTATTTGACCGCAGCATTGTGGGCTACTACACCGGCTCTAGTTGCGAAGCCAAACACGTCTGCGATATGGTGCGTACAGCACTAAATCTACGTCTCATGCCTGGACAACAAACACCTGTTATTCGAACGGACAATGGCCCTCAGTTTGTGAGCAAGGCGTTTGGAGAACTGGCGGAGGAGCTTATATTTGTGCATGAACGAATCCCTCCGAAAACGCCCAACATGAATGCCTATATTGAATCGTTCCATGCCACGCTGGAGCGCTGGTTATTGAGTAAGGAGCGCTTTACTACGTTTGAAGAGGCGTTTCAGGCCGTGGATTCGTTCATGGATTTCTACAACCACCGCAAGATGCACCTCAGCTTAGGGAAGCGATCCCCCGCTGAGTTTATGCAGTGGATTGCCGAAACAAATCCGGATGTATCCGAGTACAAACGGGCCGTATAA
- a CDS encoding Transposase, with protein MRQRNQVFEGVRNKVAQEALAGIKSGVLARKYDVSPKTIRNWVKEYQEKVGHDAIPTIDERIDDARRLAELEAKYEQALKALGEKELENNVLRELVKKSSPASMTNFTLPKRSSSRDTR; from the coding sequence ATGAGGCAGAGGAATCAGGTGTTTGAAGGAGTTCGGAACAAGGTGGCGCAGGAAGCCCTGGCAGGAATAAAGAGCGGCGTCCTTGCCCGCAAATATGACGTATCTCCCAAGACCATTCGAAACTGGGTGAAGGAGTATCAGGAGAAAGTCGGTCATGATGCGATCCCAACCATCGATGAACGGATCGACGATGCCAGGCGACTTGCTGAGCTAGAGGCCAAGTATGAGCAAGCCCTCAAGGCACTAGGTGAAAAGGAACTGGAGAACAACGTTCTGCGGGAGCTCGTAAAAAAGTCCAGCCCTGCCTCGATGACAAACTTCACGTTGCCCAAACGTTCGTCGAGCAGGGACACCAGATAG
- a CDS encoding Predicted oxidoreductase encodes MRTFKLGSSTLEVPAVAVGCMRIDGLDKPEAERFVRSAMELGANFFDHADIYGAGECEEIFADAIGMNPTVREGIILQSKCGIRPGRFDFSKEHILDSVDKILQRLRTEYLDVLLLHRPDTLVEPEEVAEAFDQLEQSGKVRHFGVSNQNPMQIQLLKKAVKQPLVANQLQLSITNSNMISQGFNVNMHNESAVNRDGSVLDFCRLHDITIQPWSPFQYGFFEGVFLGSEKFPELNAAIDELAARYDVSSTTIAMAWLLRHPANMQPVTGTTNVQRLQDCIKAADIRLTREEWYNVFTAAGNVLP; translated from the coding sequence ATGAGAACATTCAAACTGGGCAGCAGCACCCTCGAAGTACCAGCCGTTGCGGTTGGCTGTATGCGTATCGACGGATTGGACAAGCCGGAGGCAGAGCGCTTTGTGCGGTCGGCGATGGAGCTTGGAGCAAATTTCTTCGATCATGCGGACATTTATGGCGCAGGCGAGTGCGAGGAAATCTTCGCTGATGCGATCGGGATGAACCCAACCGTTCGGGAAGGGATCATCCTCCAGTCCAAATGCGGCATTCGTCCGGGCCGTTTCGACTTTTCTAAGGAGCATATTTTGGACTCGGTGGATAAAATATTGCAACGTCTGCGTACCGAATATCTCGACGTACTGCTGCTGCATCGTCCGGATACGCTCGTTGAGCCGGAGGAGGTTGCGGAGGCCTTCGATCAGTTGGAGCAGTCCGGCAAAGTACGCCACTTCGGTGTTTCCAACCAGAACCCGATGCAGATTCAATTGCTCAAAAAAGCAGTTAAACAGCCGCTTGTGGCGAATCAGCTGCAGCTTAGCATTACGAACAGCAATATGATTTCTCAAGGCTTCAACGTCAATATGCACAATGAGTCCGCCGTGAATCGCGACGGCAGCGTGCTGGACTTCTGCCGCCTGCATGACATCACGATTCAACCGTGGTCGCCGTTCCAATACGGCTTCTTTGAAGGCGTGTTTCTCGGCAGCGAAAAGTTTCCGGAGCTGAATGCCGCCATCGACGAGCTCGCAGCCCGCTACGACGTCAGCAGCACAACGATTGCGATGGCCTGGCTGCTCCGCCATCCGGCAAACATGCAGCCGGTAACCGGCACGACGAACGTGCAGCGGCTACAAGACTGCATCAAAGCGGCTGACATCCGCCTCACCCGCGAGGAATGGTACAACGTCTTCACAGCAGCAGGTAATGTGCTGCCTTAA
- a CDS encoding lipid kinase, YegS/Rv2252/BmrU family: MKDTTGKAPDRSVAARSQKKKAMVILNPASGKEKAADYTRDIKSVLRSNGYEVDLRETAGELDATRFCESACEECYELVVSMGGDGTLHETINGLMHQPFQPKLGVVPLGTVNDFARALGIPLEPEEAIRTLASLRVVKVDMGLLNDRLFSNVVAAGSIAEAVAAVTSEEKSRLGAFAYLKEGLKELIGRRSYPMHISYDGQIWEGDSPLFVAALTNSVGGFENLAPDASVDDGLIHGFIFKDLGVFSTLTAGLSLWFGSLKNHKDVVYFTAKEISVSSSETVRTNVDGEEGPDLPIHLRILPGHVQVIVPE; encoded by the coding sequence ATGAAGGATACGACGGGTAAGGCACCGGATAGGTCAGTAGCAGCACGCAGCCAAAAAAAGAAAGCGATGGTCATTCTCAACCCTGCCTCCGGCAAGGAGAAAGCTGCGGATTACACTCGCGACATCAAGAGTGTGCTGCGCTCCAATGGATATGAAGTCGACCTGCGTGAGACAGCGGGCGAGTTGGATGCTACCCGCTTCTGCGAGTCCGCCTGCGAGGAGTGTTACGAGCTGGTCGTCTCCATGGGGGGAGATGGCACGCTGCACGAGACGATCAACGGATTAATGCATCAACCCTTCCAGCCAAAACTCGGCGTAGTACCGCTCGGGACGGTCAATGATTTTGCCCGTGCGCTGGGCATTCCACTGGAGCCGGAAGAAGCCATACGCACGCTGGCTTCCCTACGTGTCGTTAAGGTCGATATGGGACTGTTGAACGACCGCCTGTTCTCCAATGTCGTAGCTGCCGGGTCCATTGCAGAAGCGGTGGCAGCGGTCACATCAGAGGAAAAGTCACGTCTTGGGGCGTTCGCTTATCTTAAAGAAGGACTCAAGGAGCTCATCGGCAGGCGTTCCTATCCTATGCATATCAGTTATGACGGCCAGATATGGGAGGGTGACTCCCCTTTGTTCGTGGCAGCTCTGACCAATTCGGTCGGCGGCTTCGAAAATCTCGCACCGGACGCCTCGGTGGATGACGGGTTAATTCATGGCTTTATTTTCAAGGACTTGGGCGTATTTAGTACGCTGACCGCCGGCTTGTCGCTTTGGTTCGGCAGCCTGAAAAACCATAAGGATGTCGTCTATTTTACAGCCAAAGAGATCAGCGTCAGCTCATCCGAGACGGTTCGCACGAATGTCGACGGCGAGGAAGGTCCGGATCTGCCGATCCACCTCCGCATCCTGCCGGGGCATGTGCAGGTGATTGTACCGGAGTAA
- a CDS encoding iron complex transport system substrate-binding protein, producing the protein MKKWLTPLVLSLTLVLSACGSKGDSSTNNASNTGSQPTASAAPSASPAASPAASGTFTYESETGPVEVPLNAQRIVALTNAPNVLSLGLPIVGVDQWSNKSSMFTDKLSGVAEVTDENLEKIIELDPDLIIAGTHMKNLDKMREIAPTVVYTWGKLDYIEQQLAIGKLLNKEKEAQAWADDFKKRAEEAGKQVKAKIGENATVSVIEFDAKSFYVFGNNWARGTEVLYQAMGLQMTENAKKDALGPGMFTISSESLPEYAGDYIVLSRPKGLDNPVFQTETWKGIPAVKSGRVITIDPASYSYSDPITLDHMLKLYTDEFLALP; encoded by the coding sequence ATGAAAAAGTGGCTTACTCCGCTTGTGCTTTCGCTGACTCTCGTGCTCAGCGCCTGCGGCAGCAAAGGCGATAGTTCGACTAACAATGCTAGCAATACCGGCAGTCAGCCGACAGCAAGCGCAGCACCTTCGGCTTCACCGGCAGCATCACCCGCAGCATCTGGAACATTTACCTATGAATCCGAGACCGGCCCGGTTGAAGTGCCCCTGAATGCTCAACGCATTGTCGCTCTGACGAACGCTCCGAATGTCCTTTCGCTGGGCCTCCCGATTGTTGGTGTCGACCAATGGTCGAACAAAAGCTCGATGTTCACCGACAAATTGAGCGGCGTAGCTGAGGTGACGGATGAAAATCTGGAGAAAATCATTGAGCTTGACCCAGATCTGATCATTGCTGGTACACATATGAAAAATCTCGACAAAATGAGAGAGATCGCTCCAACCGTAGTTTACACCTGGGGTAAGCTAGACTATATTGAGCAACAATTGGCGATCGGCAAGCTGCTTAATAAGGAGAAGGAAGCCCAAGCATGGGCGGATGACTTCAAGAAGCGCGCCGAAGAAGCGGGTAAACAGGTCAAAGCGAAAATTGGCGAGAACGCAACCGTTTCTGTCATTGAATTTGATGCGAAGAGCTTCTACGTCTTCGGCAACAATTGGGCGCGTGGCACCGAAGTGCTGTATCAGGCGATGGGCCTGCAGATGACGGAGAATGCGAAGAAGGATGCGCTCGGTCCGGGTATGTTCACAATTTCCAGCGAATCGCTGCCGGAATACGCAGGAGACTATATCGTGCTGAGCCGACCAAAAGGGCTCGACAATCCCGTATTCCAAACCGAGACGTGGAAGGGAATCCCTGCCGTGAAGAGTGGCCGAGTTATTACCATCGATCCAGCATCTTATAGCTACAGCGATCCGATTACTTTGGATCATATGCTTAAACTGTACACGGATGAGTTCTTGGCTCTGCCGTAA
- a CDS encoding ATP-dependent RNA helicase RhlE: protein MKFIDLKLMPAILKALDKEQYTDPTPIQAQAIPAALEGRDVLGCAQTGTGKTAAFSIPIIQRLSSQPAKGGKPQGKRRIRSLILTPTRELAIQIEDNIRAYSQFTDIRCISIVGGVSQRGQEIQLARGTDILIATPGRLIDLINQKHVDLQYVEILVLDEADRMLDMGFINDVKKIMSRIPAQKQTLFFSATMPPEINRLVESLLRNPVKVEITPVSSTVDRIDQSVYYVEKDNKPNLLIHLLGDATMESVLVFTRTKHGADRVVRVLNKARITAQAIHGNKSQNARQLALNNFKSGATRVLVATDIAARGIDIDELSHVVQFNLPNIPETYVHRIGRTGRAGKSGTAISFCEGEEIPYLRDIEKVTKKKVPVVKEHPFPMSGAASAAAEAKAMSGPRKPGSQGRQGHGGARPSGARPSGSGQARTAGEGSGRPRSAGGYGVGAGRGDAAQQRPQGGASGGGNWRRGGSGGSGRGAAQSAQATAQPRKSW from the coding sequence ATGAAATTTATTGATTTAAAATTGATGCCCGCTATTCTTAAAGCGCTTGATAAAGAGCAGTACACGGACCCGACGCCGATTCAGGCTCAGGCCATCCCGGCAGCACTTGAAGGACGCGACGTCCTTGGCTGCGCCCAGACGGGAACCGGTAAAACGGCTGCATTTTCCATTCCGATCATCCAACGGCTCAGCAGCCAACCCGCTAAAGGCGGCAAACCTCAGGGCAAACGCCGTATCCGCTCCCTCATCCTCACCCCGACCCGCGAACTCGCGATCCAAATCGAGGACAATATCCGTGCTTATAGCCAATTCACCGATATTCGCTGCATTTCGATCGTTGGCGGCGTTTCGCAGCGAGGCCAGGAAATTCAGTTGGCACGCGGCACCGACATCTTAATCGCTACACCGGGGCGTCTGATCGACCTCATCAACCAGAAGCATGTTGACCTGCAATATGTGGAGATTCTTGTGCTGGATGAGGCTGACCGCATGCTCGATATGGGTTTCATCAATGATGTCAAAAAGATCATGTCCCGCATCCCGGCCCAGAAACAGACATTGTTCTTCTCAGCAACGATGCCTCCGGAGATCAACCGACTCGTGGAATCGCTGCTGCGCAATCCCGTCAAAGTGGAGATTACGCCGGTTTCGTCCACAGTGGATCGGATCGACCAGTCCGTCTACTACGTGGAAAAGGATAACAAGCCGAATTTGCTCATTCATCTGCTGGGAGATGCTACGATGGAGTCGGTATTGGTATTCACCCGCACGAAGCATGGCGCAGACCGCGTTGTACGCGTTCTGAACAAAGCTAGAATCACCGCTCAGGCTATTCACGGCAACAAGTCGCAAAACGCTCGTCAGCTTGCGCTGAACAACTTCAAGAGCGGCGCGACGCGTGTACTCGTGGCGACGGACATCGCGGCTCGCGGCATCGATATCGACGAGCTGTCGCATGTCGTACAGTTCAACCTGCCGAATATTCCGGAAACTTACGTTCACCGAATCGGTCGTACGGGCCGGGCGGGCAAGAGCGGCACGGCAATCTCTTTCTGCGAAGGGGAAGAAATTCCGTACCTCCGGGACATCGAGAAGGTTACGAAAAAGAAAGTGCCTGTCGTTAAGGAGCATCCGTTCCCGATGTCAGGAGCGGCTTCGGCTGCGGCGGAAGCCAAGGCAATGAGCGGCCCGCGTAAGCCGGGCTCGCAAGGCCGCCAAGGCCACGGCGGCGCGAGGCCGTCCGGTGCGAGGCCGTCTGGCTCTGGCCAGGCGCGCACAGCCGGCGAAGGCAGCGGCCGTCCGCGCTCTGCGGGCGGCTATGGTGTTGGCGCCGGACGTGGCGACGCAGCGCAGCAGCGCCCGCAGGGCGGCGCTTCCGGCGGCGGCAATTGGCGCCGGGGCGGCAGCGGTGGCTCTGGCCGCGGCGCGGCGCAGAGCGCGCAAGCGACTGCGCAGCCGCGCAAGAGCTGGTAG
- a CDS encoding nitric oxide dioxygenase produces MLSPNTIAIIKSTVPVLEVHGTAITRRFYQRLFEACPELLNLFNQANQKQERQQAALANAVYAAALHIDKLETILPTVRHIAHKHRSLGVTADQYAVVGENLLAAMSDVLGEAATEEILQAWAEAYGIIAGVFIEVEKDLYRQAEEAKGGWAGDREFKVERKISESEQVASFYLTPSDGGQLPAFLPGQYISIKLSIPGEEHTHIRQYSLSDAPGKSYYRITVKREDGVSGNPAGKVSNYLHRDVKEGDTLLLSAPAGSFTLKADNNRPIVLISNGIGLTPMLSMLESLALAGEGLDREVVFIHATRSHDDHVQFDRVQDLLEGGSKLTVCWSYSNLNGGTKQSHALQKQLKPGRIDSDWLHEFIPSGGASYYFCGSVPFMRDVYQALKAFGVSDEDINYEFFGPAGDLTGSEAKPSVGIAT; encoded by the coding sequence ATGTTGAGCCCAAATACAATTGCAATCATCAAATCCACCGTACCGGTGCTTGAAGTTCATGGAACAGCGATTACCCGCCGATTTTATCAGCGACTGTTCGAAGCCTGCCCGGAGTTGCTGAACTTGTTCAATCAAGCTAACCAGAAGCAGGAGCGCCAGCAAGCCGCTCTAGCCAATGCCGTATACGCAGCTGCTCTCCATATCGATAAACTGGAGACTATTTTACCGACTGTTCGCCACATTGCACACAAACATCGCAGCCTCGGGGTAACAGCAGATCAGTATGCAGTCGTCGGGGAAAACCTGCTGGCCGCTATGTCGGATGTGCTGGGGGAGGCAGCCACGGAGGAGATTCTGCAAGCATGGGCCGAAGCATACGGCATAATCGCCGGGGTATTTATCGAGGTCGAGAAGGATTTGTACCGACAAGCTGAGGAGGCCAAGGGAGGCTGGGCAGGAGATCGAGAATTTAAGGTGGAGCGCAAAATCAGCGAATCAGAGCAAGTAGCCTCCTTTTACTTGACCCCATCTGACGGAGGACAGCTCCCTGCCTTTTTACCCGGCCAATATATTAGCATCAAGCTGAGCATTCCAGGTGAAGAGCATACCCATATCAGGCAATATAGCCTGTCTGATGCCCCAGGCAAGTCCTATTATCGAATTACCGTGAAGCGTGAAGACGGCGTTTCAGGCAATCCGGCGGGTAAAGTTTCCAACTATCTTCATCGTGATGTAAAAGAAGGGGATACCCTGCTCCTATCCGCGCCTGCTGGATCCTTCACGCTTAAAGCCGATAACAATCGTCCAATTGTGCTTATTAGCAATGGGATCGGGTTGACCCCTATGCTGAGTATGTTGGAGTCACTGGCGTTGGCAGGCGAAGGCCTTGATCGCGAGGTTGTTTTCATCCATGCTACCCGCAGCCACGATGATCATGTTCAATTCGATAGAGTACAAGACCTGCTTGAAGGGGGATCTAAGCTGACTGTCTGCTGGAGTTATTCGAATCTGAATGGAGGGACGAAACAATCCCATGCTCTCCAAAAACAGCTTAAGCCCGGTCGGATTGATTCCGATTGGCTTCACGAATTTATCCCTTCTGGTGGAGCTTCGTATTATTTCTGCGGCTCCGTTCCATTCATGCGTGATGTATATCAAGCGCTCAAAGCTTTTGGTGTGTCCGATGAGGATATAAATTATGAGTTCTTTGGTCCGGCGGGCGATCTGACCGGAAGCGAGGCGAAGCCGAGCGTTGGGATCGCAACTTGA
- a CDS encoding cAMP-binding domain of CRP or a regulatory subunit of cAMP-dependent protein kinases — protein MHLHRGEVLFRQGDQGPLFQLHSGMLKIMRSSPNGSQILVNLIVPGEVIPHHSLLSPHPYFGTAIALVPSELTRLPASEWYRELEGDATRYRTIALLLQDKLRMMQQRVDQLTELDPQERLRKLQAWLAKHLGVHNMGELLTQEEIGQLIGIRRETVNRLLKRLAEE, from the coding sequence ATGCATCTGCATCGTGGTGAAGTACTTTTCCGCCAGGGAGATCAGGGGCCTCTTTTTCAGCTCCATAGCGGGATGTTGAAAATCATGCGCTCCTCCCCGAATGGAAGTCAGATTCTAGTGAACCTGATCGTGCCTGGCGAGGTCATCCCGCATCATTCGCTGTTAAGTCCGCATCCCTATTTCGGAACGGCGATCGCCCTTGTACCCAGCGAGCTGACGCGGCTTCCAGCTAGTGAATGGTATCGGGAACTGGAAGGGGACGCCACTCGCTACCGTACGATTGCTCTGCTGTTGCAGGACAAGCTGCGGATGATGCAGCAGCGGGTGGACCAGCTCACAGAGCTTGATCCCCAGGAGAGATTGCGGAAGCTCCAAGCTTGGCTCGCGAAGCATTTGGGCGTTCATAATATGGGAGAGCTGCTAACCCAAGAAGAAATCGGGCAGCTGATTGGAATTCGCCGCGAAACGGTTAACCGCTTATTGAAGCGTTTAGCGGAAGAATGA
- a CDS encoding DNA-binding transcriptional regulator, MerR family: MTEVRYTPKQLASKLNLSTTTLRRYEELGLIPDVPRTASNRRCYTTVHLLASAAIRILIQGYDIPLVHEAMKHVKDGNIEEALWLLNQGQYKMQVEKRRVEEILPLVRNADFSTFGTVKLKDRMSIGEVASLAGVNTSAIRYWEQEGLIVSERNQENGYRMFTSVELRKIFVISSLRKTVYFIGNIKQLLDDLESRHFSKIERSFQIALQELNSQLHLQFQGIAVFMAYLAAVKPADNGSESSGEPQ; encoded by the coding sequence ATGACGGAAGTTCGTTATACGCCAAAGCAGCTTGCGAGCAAGCTGAACTTGAGCACGACAACCTTGCGCCGCTATGAAGAGCTTGGCCTGATCCCGGATGTGCCGCGAACGGCAAGCAATCGTCGGTGTTATACGACCGTTCATCTGCTTGCTTCCGCTGCTATTCGTATTTTGATACAGGGATATGATATTCCGCTTGTACACGAGGCTATGAAACATGTGAAGGATGGAAATATCGAGGAAGCGCTGTGGCTGCTCAATCAGGGGCAATACAAGATGCAAGTGGAAAAACGGCGTGTAGAGGAGATCCTGCCGTTGGTACGTAATGCCGACTTCTCCACATTTGGAACTGTGAAGCTCAAGGACAGGATGTCAATCGGGGAGGTCGCAAGTTTGGCTGGCGTTAATACGTCGGCCATACGTTACTGGGAGCAGGAAGGGCTAATCGTTTCGGAGAGAAACCAGGAGAACGGGTACAGAATGTTTACTTCTGTCGAGCTGAGGAAAATCTTCGTCATCAGCAGCTTACGCAAAACGGTTTACTTCATCGGGAATATCAAGCAACTGTTGGACGATCTGGAGAGCAGGCATTTTTCTAAAATAGAAAGGTCATTCCAGATTGCATTACAGGAGTTAAATAGTCAGCTGCACCTGCAATTCCAAGGCATCGCGGTGTTTATGGCATATTTGGCGGCGGTGAAACCGGCGGATAATGGCAGTGAGTCCAGCGGAGAACCGCAGTGA
- a CDS encoding MFS transporter, DHA3 family, macrolide efflux protein, translating into MNAENASKLEQLAWKRNITLFLSSQTISLFGSALVQYAIMWHITLTTQSGIMMTISILCGFVPTFLLSPFAGVWADRYNRKLLIITSDSSIAVTTLIMALLFMAGYEAFWMLFLISAIRALGTAVQTPTVGAFIPQLVPDDQLTRINGINGSLQALIMFAAPVASAGLMSYAQLHTIFFIDVVTAAIAVLTLTFLKVKAHASSKEAQEVGYMENMKEGIRYIRNHSFLKPLFIFMALFMFLISPAAFLSPLQVARSFGPDVWRLTAIELTFSVGMMAGGILIASWQGFRNKAHTMALGFFASGVATAAMGLLTNFWIYAAMMGVVGVTMPLFNTPATVLLQQKVEEGFHGRVFGIMGMISSSVMPLGMLAFGPLADQIAIEWLMFGSGILIAVVGVLFARNRELLAAGAPLEMESARVPEPGQT; encoded by the coding sequence ATGAATGCCGAGAATGCCAGTAAGCTTGAACAGCTGGCTTGGAAACGCAATATTACATTGTTTTTGAGCAGTCAAACGATCTCTCTATTCGGCTCCGCCTTGGTGCAGTATGCCATCATGTGGCATATTACGCTGACCACGCAATCGGGCATTATGATGACCATCTCCATCCTGTGCGGCTTCGTACCGACTTTCTTGTTGTCGCCGTTCGCCGGAGTGTGGGCGGATCGCTACAATCGTAAGCTGTTAATTATTACTTCCGACAGTTCCATTGCGGTCACGACGCTCATTATGGCGTTGCTGTTTATGGCTGGTTACGAGGCGTTCTGGATGCTGTTTCTTATTTCGGCGATTCGGGCGCTTGGTACCGCGGTCCAGACACCAACGGTCGGTGCGTTCATTCCGCAGCTTGTACCGGATGATCAGCTGACGCGGATTAACGGTATCAATGGATCACTTCAGGCGCTCATTATGTTCGCTGCACCTGTCGCAAGTGCTGGACTAATGTCGTATGCTCAGCTGCATACGATCTTTTTCATCGATGTCGTGACGGCTGCAATCGCCGTGCTGACGCTAACGTTCCTTAAGGTGAAGGCTCATGCGAGCTCAAAGGAAGCACAGGAAGTAGGATACATGGAGAATATGAAGGAAGGAATCCGGTATATCCGTAACCACTCGTTCCTGAAACCTCTGTTCATATTCATGGCTTTATTCATGTTTCTTATTTCGCCGGCGGCATTTCTAAGTCCGCTGCAAGTAGCGCGCAGTTTTGGCCCGGATGTTTGGCGGCTGACTGCTATCGAGCTGACGTTTTCCGTCGGCATGATGGCCGGTGGCATATTGATTGCGTCCTGGCAAGGTTTTCGCAACAAAGCCCATACGATGGCGCTCGGCTTTTTTGCCAGCGGTGTCGCAACAGCCGCTATGGGCTTACTTACTAACTTCTGGATTTATGCCGCGATGATGGGGGTTGTTGGAGTAACGATGCCGCTGTTCAACACTCCGGCGACTGTACTGCTGCAGCAAAAAGTAGAAGAGGGCTTCCACGGGCGAGTTTTCGGCATAATGGGCATGATCTCGAGCTCCGTGATGCCGCTCGGCATGCTCGCTTTCGGCCCACTAGCAGACCAGATTGCTATCGAGTGGCTGATGTTCGGGAGCGGAATCCTGATCGCAGTGGTTGGCGTATTATTCGCCCGGAATCGGGAGCTACTGGCGGCGGGGGCGCCGCTGGAGATGGAATCTGCACGTGTACCAGAACCCGGCCAAACCTAA
- a CDS encoding Cupin, which yields MENITQLLQSPSLNLSADSNTTVNYKRDADNYITQLFAEQLPAVQTGFFNVHMSKDKIVQPHWHTNVSELVIVICGEVVTTVFNPFTQKLMTYRLGPGQVSMFPKGWFHWIVTLSDNTHFLTVFDGPTPDIVYGSDFLRFTPKEIMNLAYCVDEEAYAKAVAPIKESIILGPPPGCVKASTPIIQAAPAYASGYGGVSTQPVKQPVAPWNGFQQGYMYQQKAAAPEMWNPVYAQPIQPTGPVNSYSSAPYGGYGSPQAGWGQGVGQAMPYAPAYPYGG from the coding sequence ATGGAAAATATCACGCAACTGCTGCAATCTCCTTCGCTTAACTTGAGCGCAGATTCCAATACGACGGTAAATTATAAGCGAGATGCGGACAATTACATCACACAATTATTCGCCGAACAGCTGCCAGCCGTGCAGACTGGTTTTTTCAATGTGCATATGAGCAAAGATAAAATCGTCCAGCCGCATTGGCACACGAATGTGTCGGAGCTCGTCATCGTCATATGCGGCGAGGTTGTTACGACGGTATTTAATCCGTTTACCCAGAAACTGATGACGTATCGACTTGGCCCCGGACAAGTTTCGATGTTTCCAAAAGGCTGGTTCCACTGGATCGTCACGCTGAGCGATAATACCCATTTCTTGACGGTATTCGACGGCCCGACCCCTGATATCGTATACGGCTCGGATTTTCTACGCTTCACGCCCAAAGAAATTATGAATCTCGCCTATTGCGTGGACGAAGAAGCGTACGCCAAGGCAGTGGCTCCGATTAAAGAATCGATTATTCTCGGTCCTCCACCTGGCTGCGTTAAAGCATCCACGCCGATAATTCAGGCCGCTCCCGCCTATGCTTCGGGCTACGGAGGTGTCAGTACCCAGCCTGTTAAGCAGCCGGTGGCACCGTGGAACGGCTTCCAGCAGGGCTATATGTACCAGCAAAAAGCTGCTGCACCGGAGATGTGGAACCCAGTTTACGCTCAGCCGATTCAGCCGACAGGTCCAGTCAACTCTTATTCCTCGGCTCCGTATGGGGGTTATGGCTCCCCGCAAGCAGGCTGGGGACAGGGAGTCGGGCAGGCAATGCCTTATGCTCCTGCGTATCCGTACGGAGGCTAA